In a genomic window of Thermoplasmata archaeon:
- a CDS encoding DUF362 domain-containing protein, whose protein sequence is MASKVYFASVRARGERESKVNKVKGLFDAAGFGSLFGKGELVAVKLHFGEKGGDAYIRPPLVRVVVEKLKEKGAKPFLTDSSTLYSGSRSNAVDHILTAAEHGFELAVVGCPIIIADGLHGNNAVWVQINKKHFRKVCISGDIAAADGVMVLSHFKGHMQAGFGGAMKNLAMGCAPPAGKREQHGAKAMVGDRCEGCGSCERVCPAGAIKVVDRRARMDRKKCVGCGECMSVCPNENIEFDWETESGPFGERLVEYALGSLIGKKGKAAFINFLLSVSPECDCVPWSDAPIVPDIGILASTDPVAIDRASYDLVNRQPGLPSSALKKAHAPGADKFRDLWPRIDAMVQFRHAVEIGLGSEDYELVEI, encoded by the coding sequence ATGGCATCGAAGGTCTACTTCGCCAGCGTCAGGGCAAGGGGTGAGAGGGAAAGCAAGGTTAACAAAGTGAAGGGGCTCTTCGACGCCGCGGGCTTCGGCAGTCTATTCGGGAAGGGCGAGCTCGTTGCGGTCAAGCTCCACTTTGGCGAGAAGGGTGGGGACGCCTACATCAGGCCGCCGCTGGTGAGGGTCGTGGTGGAGAAGCTGAAGGAGAAGGGGGCGAAGCCCTTCCTGACCGATAGCTCCACCCTTTACTCTGGAAGTAGGTCCAACGCTGTAGACCACATCCTTACAGCCGCGGAGCACGGGTTCGAACTAGCGGTTGTCGGTTGCCCCATTATCATCGCGGATGGACTGCACGGGAATAACGCGGTGTGGGTCCAAATCAATAAAAAGCACTTCAGAAAAGTCTGCATCTCCGGCGATATCGCCGCCGCTGACGGCGTGATGGTGCTCTCGCACTTCAAGGGGCACATGCAGGCTGGGTTCGGCGGAGCGATGAAGAACCTCGCGATGGGCTGCGCGCCCCCTGCAGGGAAGAGGGAGCAGCACGGCGCGAAGGCAATGGTGGGCGACAGGTGCGAGGGCTGCGGCTCTTGCGAGAGGGTCTGTCCCGCCGGCGCGATCAAGGTCGTGGACAGGAGGGCGAGGATGGACAGGAAGAAATGTGTGGGGTGTGGCGAGTGCATGAGCGTCTGCCCGAACGAAAATATCGAGTTCGACTGGGAAACCGAGTCGGGACCGTTCGGCGAGAGACTGGTGGAATATGCTCTCGGATCGCTTATCGGGAAAAAGGGAAAGGCGGCCTTCATCAACTTCCTACTTAGCGTCTCGCCGGAATGCGACTGCGTTCCCTGGAGCGACGCGCCAATCGTTCCAGATATCGGTATTCTAGCCTCGACTGACCCGGTAGCCATTGACAGGGCCAGTTATGACCTCGTCAACAGGCAGCCCGGCCTCCCCAGCTCCGCTCTGAAGAAAGCCCACGCGCCCGGCGCCGACAAGTTCAGGGACCTGTGGCCCAGAATAGATGCGATGGTCCAGTTCAGGCACGCCGTGGAGATAGGCCTCGGGAGCGAGGACTATGAGCTCGTTGAAATATAG
- a CDS encoding flavodoxin family protein, whose translation MKRVLLISGSPRERGNTVQVLERCAEAIRGRGVEAELISLAGKTIQACTACRRCVELKKCVLEDDFDPILEKVRAADGLIVGSPVYFGTARGDVMNLLQRLGMVNRSGDRFLTGKVGGPIAIARRGSHTATIQEMMMFFLISDMIVPGSTYWNMVFGREPGEALNDKEGMDTVLHFAENVAELVKKL comes from the coding sequence ATGAAGAGGGTTCTTCTGATTTCCGGGAGCCCGAGGGAGCGAGGAAACACGGTGCAAGTCCTCGAGAGGTGCGCGGAGGCGATAAGGGGACGCGGGGTTGAGGCGGAGCTCATCTCGCTCGCGGGAAAAACAATTCAGGCCTGCACAGCCTGCAGGAGGTGCGTGGAGCTGAAAAAGTGCGTGCTGGAAGACGACTTCGACCCGATTCTTGAGAAGGTCAGAGCCGCAGACGGCCTCATCGTCGGCTCGCCGGTTTATTTTGGGACCGCCCGGGGCGACGTGATGAACCTTCTTCAGAGATTGGGCATGGTCAACCGCTCCGGGGACCGCTTCCTCACCGGCAAGGTCGGCGGGCCTATCGCGATCGCGCGCAGGGGGTCCCACACCGCAACGATTCAGGAAATGATGATGTTCTTCCTCATATCGGACATGATAGTACCCGGCTCCACCTACTGGAACATGGTCTTCGGAAGGGAGCCAGGGGAGGCATTGAACGACAAAGAAGGCATGGACACGGTTCTCCACTTCGCAGAAAATGTGGCGGAACTAGTTAAAAAGCTCTGA
- a CDS encoding C25 family cysteine peptidase gives MISCPKCRALHALAICGLILIPAPIFFTGASSKSIPQCPSASPSTPPFPPCTVDAEANSSREAALLSPEGGTSPRGTGSLIYAILCPARFKDELVPLKNWKTKKGMNAEIFTLEEMLSAYTGKPGVPTFAKVHQFLRNLYRTNPELKWVLVVGDGDADSETFPVPYIFTNASHDDRMGDESILDYVPSDVMYSGLNYDWDTDGDGLYGEFGEEDWVPEVYVGRWPCKYEGEVTINVNRLLTYERNPPIGDWMRSALFAGALYDIPNIVNPDPNQWVENMYEWTHDNGRTPILQAAAQFPSYMNKKMLFDYNETYGGRYTKENDTLDEVAFRAEMNAGYALVTTASHGWISGNGINHYFGNGSDPQLPVYSKFKSFYFWTDARDASNGDRLPLMYSSGCDVANFTTFWHYTVGENRDKTLEQLLKNAGGGAIGFISGTNGDYWNPTDGNWWLQVTFWRLFFNGSYRPGEALYKSKVEYDNFLRSQMINTGLPRYRQNKAVYCLLGDPEVPVWTDIPSTLQVTVDWPSRLLTLPQTVNVTVRDASTMTPVKNAMVALTSRGTFARGFTDVSGRASVLVEPEDPGYINLTVTAHNYLPHESTLDVELAPADLSVTPANIRVISSGPVVGEGEEVTIMANISNLGRLPAEEVLVRFYDGEPGSGVEIASRTIPSIPPRERAAAEARWTATGGFHRLYVWADPLNTVTEYDEENNLASIELLVAALDLTVTPENIRVSPAVMLRGELTAANGSTLTINVTILNRGGGSVEGVYVRLLDGERDGGLPIEGDKRIDIIPGGGSGSAEFLWSDTSAGRHTLTAIVDPLGKLVEFDESNNEASISLRLDAPPGFYRPLDPAFIDEDRGQSIAFDLHDYVTDPDTDPSELVFSLVEITRPEANVTVTPQGLVGYRPLPDWNGVAIVTVAVSDGVSEARASFELTVRPVNDPPRIEPVPDVELEEGDYFHCVVNASDVDIGDILTFSDDTPLFEINSSTGKISFTPKRSDVGRHTITITVKDLGGLSDFFVWKVTIVKRNHPPQLLLGPEVVIRGVERRPVIFRFNASDPDGDPLTFSDDCPFLDVDPLTGELNFTPSRGSAGNYSFNITVRDTGGLSDSRPVALVIDPAPAVHLNGETRPAVEMVLTVSAILTILVLVAVSAILSRRRARIALKTVERERYERIYGDGSYAATRHVSGRVAPLPRKEEEGQAPGGAEGKSGPRCPKCGSDRVQLFEDGGGICNICGKVIKK, from the coding sequence ATGATCAGCTGTCCAAAGTGCCGTGCGCTCCATGCGTTAGCGATCTGCGGCCTGATACTTATACCCGCTCCAATATTCTTCACCGGAGCATCCTCCAAATCAATTCCTCAATGCCCCAGCGCATCCCCCTCCACACCTCCCTTTCCACCTTGCACTGTGGATGCTGAGGCCAACTCGTCTCGGGAAGCCGCCTTGTTATCGCCGGAAGGGGGGACCTCCCCGAGAGGTACCGGTTCCCTAATTTATGCGATATTGTGTCCCGCGCGCTTTAAGGACGAGCTTGTCCCCCTCAAGAACTGGAAAACCAAGAAGGGCATGAATGCCGAGATATTCACCCTTGAAGAGATGCTCTCGGCCTATACAGGAAAGCCGGGGGTGCCAACGTTCGCAAAGGTCCATCAGTTCCTGAGGAATCTATATAGAACCAACCCCGAGCTGAAGTGGGTGCTCGTGGTGGGCGACGGCGACGCCGACTCAGAGACCTTTCCCGTGCCCTACATATTCACCAACGCCTCCCACGACGACAGAATGGGGGACGAGAGCATCCTCGACTATGTACCCTCGGACGTGATGTACTCCGGCCTCAACTATGACTGGGACACAGATGGTGACGGCCTCTACGGTGAGTTCGGGGAGGAGGACTGGGTCCCGGAGGTCTACGTAGGCAGATGGCCGTGCAAGTACGAGGGGGAGGTCACGATAAATGTGAATAGGCTCCTCACCTACGAGAGAAACCCCCCCATCGGTGATTGGATGCGCTCCGCCCTGTTTGCGGGCGCCCTGTATGATATTCCGAACATCGTCAACCCGGACCCCAACCAGTGGGTCGAGAATATGTACGAGTGGACTCACGACAACGGCCGGACGCCGATTCTCCAGGCGGCGGCCCAGTTCCCCTCGTATATGAATAAGAAAATGCTATTCGATTACAACGAGACCTACGGCGGCCGCTACACGAAGGAGAATGACACCCTCGATGAGGTGGCCTTTAGGGCAGAGATGAATGCCGGCTACGCGCTAGTTACCACTGCATCCCATGGGTGGATAAGTGGGAACGGCATTAACCACTACTTCGGGAACGGCTCAGACCCCCAGCTGCCCGTATATTCAAAATTCAAATCATTCTATTTCTGGACTGACGCGAGGGATGCCTCGAACGGCGACCGGCTGCCCCTGATGTACTCCTCCGGATGCGACGTTGCCAACTTCACAACATTCTGGCACTACACGGTGGGTGAGAATAGGGACAAGACGCTCGAGCAGCTTCTGAAGAACGCCGGGGGTGGCGCGATTGGGTTTATATCCGGAACCAATGGAGACTACTGGAACCCCACTGATGGTAACTGGTGGCTTCAGGTGACCTTCTGGAGGCTGTTTTTCAACGGCTCATACAGGCCCGGGGAAGCCCTGTATAAGAGCAAGGTGGAGTATGACAACTTCCTCCGCTCCCAGATGATAAACACCGGCCTCCCCAGATACCGCCAGAACAAGGCGGTTTACTGCCTTCTCGGGGACCCGGAGGTGCCGGTCTGGACCGATATCCCCTCGACGCTTCAGGTCACTGTGGACTGGCCCTCGCGGCTCCTCACACTTCCCCAGACCGTCAACGTCACGGTGCGGGACGCCTCCACGATGACCCCGGTGAAGAACGCGATGGTGGCCCTCACCTCGCGCGGCACTTTCGCACGCGGCTTCACCGATGTCTCCGGGAGGGCCAGCGTGCTCGTCGAGCCCGAGGACCCGGGCTATATCAACCTCACCGTCACCGCCCACAACTACCTCCCCCATGAGAGCACGCTTGATGTCGAACTCGCCCCGGCCGACCTGTCGGTCACCCCGGCCAATATCAGGGTTATCTCCTCCGGGCCCGTGGTGGGTGAGGGCGAGGAGGTCACGATAATGGCCAACATAAGCAACCTTGGAAGGCTACCCGCGGAGGAAGTACTCGTCAGGTTCTATGACGGAGAACCCGGGAGCGGCGTCGAGATAGCGAGCCGGACCATTCCTTCCATACCGCCACGCGAGAGAGCCGCCGCCGAGGCCAGATGGACCGCAACCGGCGGCTTCCACCGCCTCTATGTATGGGCGGACCCATTAAACACAGTGACCGAATACGATGAAGAAAACAATCTGGCATCCATCGAGTTACTAGTCGCAGCGCTTGACCTGACTGTCACTCCCGAGAATATTCGGGTCAGTCCCGCGGTGATGCTGAGGGGCGAGCTGACCGCCGCCAACGGCTCCACCCTCACAATAAATGTTACAATCCTCAACCGCGGCGGGGGCTCCGTCGAGGGCGTTTATGTCCGCCTCCTCGACGGAGAACGTGACGGCGGGCTGCCGATAGAGGGGGACAAGAGAATCGACATCATTCCGGGCGGAGGGAGTGGTTCCGCAGAGTTTCTCTGGAGCGACACCAGCGCCGGCCGTCACACCCTCACCGCAATCGTGGACCCCCTCGGAAAGCTGGTTGAATTCGACGAGAGCAACAACGAGGCCAGCATCTCGCTCCGCCTCGACGCCCCGCCCGGCTTCTACAGGCCGCTTGACCCCGCGTTCATAGACGAGGACCGGGGCCAGAGCATCGCCTTCGACCTGCACGATTACGTGACGGACCCGGACACTGACCCGTCGGAGCTTGTCTTCAGCCTCGTGGAAATAACAAGACCGGAGGCCAACGTGACCGTCACGCCCCAGGGTCTCGTAGGCTACAGGCCCCTGCCCGACTGGAACGGAGTCGCCATCGTTACGGTCGCCGTATCGGACGGTGTCTCGGAGGCGAGGGCGAGCTTCGAGCTCACCGTGAGACCGGTCAACGACCCGCCCCGGATAGAGCCGGTACCCGATGTCGAGTTAGAAGAGGGAGACTATTTCCACTGCGTCGTCAACGCGTCGGATGTGGACATCGGCGACATACTGACCTTCTCCGACGACACCCCTCTCTTCGAAATCAACTCCTCGACAGGAAAGATATCGTTCACGCCGAAGAGGAGCGATGTCGGACGCCACACGATCACAATCACTGTGAAGGACTTAGGCGGCCTCTCTGACTTCTTCGTATGGAAAGTAACCATCGTAAAAAGGAACCATCCGCCCCAGCTCCTTCTCGGGCCGGAGGTGGTGATTCGGGGGGTCGAGAGGAGGCCGGTGATTTTCAGGTTCAACGCGTCCGATCCGGATGGGGACCCCCTGACCTTCTCGGACGACTGCCCTTTCCTAGATGTCGACCCTCTTACGGGTGAGCTGAACTTCACACCCTCAAGGGGCTCGGCCGGGAACTACAGCTTCAATATTACAGTGCGCGACACCGGCGGCCTTTCGGACAGCCGCCCCGTGGCGCTCGTAATAGACCCGGCGCCTGCCGTCCACCTTAACGGAGAAACCCGCCCAGCCGTGGAGATGGTCCTCACGGTTTCGGCTATCCTAACCATTCTCGTTTTGGTAGCGGTGAGTGCGATTTTATCCCGGAGGAGGGCGCGGATTGCACTGAAAACCGTCGAGAGGGAGAGATACGAAAGAATCTACGGTGACGGCAGCTATGCCGCGACCCGGCACGTGTCCGGCCGGGTGGCGCCTCTTCCAAGAAAGGAGGAGGAGGGCCAGGCCCCGGGGGGAGCTGAGGGCAAGAGCGGTCCGAGGTGCCCAAAATGCGGCAGCGACCGGGTGCAGCTTTTCGAGGACGGAGGCGGTATCTGCAATATATGTGGAAAAGTAATTAAAAAATAA